Genomic segment of Panicum virgatum strain AP13 chromosome 2K, P.virgatum_v5, whole genome shotgun sequence:
ACCGCCACAACTGTAATAAACCAGCAGTCATAGTCGGCTTATCGTCAGAAACAGCAATCAAGTACATAAACATAATCATTATGCCACAAGCAAACTGGAGATTCTGAGATGCGATAATACCAACATATAACAACCAAGGGGAGACTCTTATTACTCTCTTTCTCTTCCCATTCTGCCCCCCATGTCCCAGGAGTTACATTTAGGACTAATAAATCAATTTCTAACCATTACAAACAACAGAGCACTGATCCTGATTCCTCTAATCATTATTGCTAATACACCCACAAATCACCATAACTTACAGGATTAACCTACTTGTACACCACCTTAAGTACAATTCGGACCAAGCAGCAGCTCAAAGTAATTGTACAATCAAAAACCAAGTCGCCAGCGAGCTGTAACTGTAATGCATCGTCGTGAACGAGTGCGCCATAGAATTCACCACACCAGCTCATGGAACTCAACATTGCAGCAATCCTTGGTTATTCACGTGGCCTAGCAAGCCACAGAGAACTTAAAGCACGCAACCGAGAAAAATAGTCATGGATAGCAAGAAGAGCACGGGAAGCCTGTCGGATTGTCAGAATCCGTTGCATTTGATGCAATGTCTGCTGTCGCAGATTGTCCGCCTGCAGAAATTAAACAGAATTACTCTTCAGGTTTTTTTTTAAAGCAACAAAAACCAAACAAGCAGTACATAGATAAGTGATCGCCTAAAACTACATTGGTTGTCAATAAATGCTGACATATTTCCTACAAGGATAAGGAGAGGATGCTTGCCTGCCGAAGAAAATTCTCAAGTGTCCCAAGTTtgcccatggccatggccatctGACCCATGTAGTTTGCCACATTGCCTGAAGAACCTGATGGACCAAGAGATCCAGCCAAAGTCTCTGCCAATGATTGCTGCAGCGCTTCCATGCCCTGTGACAATGCATCCTCTGCCTGCTGGGAAGATTGCTGGAGGTTGGTCAATCCCAGCAATTGCTGCTCAGTTAGGGGCTCGAGGTGATTCGCTAGGAGCTGAAATtgaatgatatatatatatagagcaaTCAGTAATCTTCTATCCCCGATGAGAGCATAGAAATAAGAAAAAAGAACAAAGCCTGAGAATGAATCCTTCGCTCACCTTTAAAAGCTCAGATGGACGAAAACCCCCAAGCCAGAGGAAGCACCTTTCTGCAGGTGTCTTCCACATGCCTGAAAGTATATGAAATACATCAGCCTTCGCAGCAACACCTTTGACCTTGAATATTTCATCATAATGTGCCATTATGCCATCTACAATAAGTCGTAGATCACTGTCACTTGCATGAGCATTCACTGCAGTCCTCAACTCATTTATCTGCTTATTTTGCTCCTCTAGCCATCTAGTATATTCTATGTCAAAAGTCAACGCTCCTGCAAAGATATGTTTATAATTTCAGATGCACTTCCAATGACAAAGACGGCGCCCAATCATGATAGATTAATCAAATCCAAAAACATTTAGAGCCACACAGATATAATAACCTGAAACATTACCATTTCCACTCATGGCATGGGTTTGGTCGCCAGAGCTGGAAATGAAGATTCCCTGCAAGAAATATTCAATATTGTCAAAATAACAGTACAAAGGTACCATTTTCCAAGCACCCAGTAAACATACATGCAGCCAAGAAAGAAATACCTGCTGGCGAGCTTTCTGGAGCTCCTGCTCCAGTTGCGCAAGTTTCAGCTTACTGCTCTCTAGCTGTTGCAcatatgccttcaaccaaacAAAAGAGAGACACGGTAGGTTTTTAGTGGCCTTAGAAAAACATTCAATATAGTAGTCCTCATGGCAAATGAAAAGGAATAAGTGGTGGAAACTAGCAACTATTTAACATAACCCAATTGTGTATTTATGGATAATTAAGGATTTATTGGAGTTTAAATTAAAATGAAGCGGTCTCTTGCCTGTTGCATTGTGAGTTGAATTCTAAATGCAAAGTCCCCATTTATTACACAATAGACATAACAGAAAAGAAAACAGACTCGTAATGACATAAAACTACAGAACACAGTAACATGAGGTTCAACATATTGCATATCATTGGAGATTGGACATATAAAATTAGATGCCCAGCTTAATCAGGCTATATAACTAATGTATATTTCCAAATAATAATTGCACTAGAGTGAGGATGAAAGTTTGATACCTTTTTCCTCAGCCGACTTTTTCTTGCTGCCTCACGATTTTGGGCTAGCCGTCGCAAGGTCTATGATATGAAAAAATCACAAATGCAGTTAACAATCAATGCATGGTTACAAGGGAACTTGAGGAAAAAAGAACTAAATATCACCTTTTGGTCCAAAGGTTTGTCGGACCTATCAGACCTATCAGAAGAATTAGAAGGCACAGCTGCCACAATTTGTCCGTTTTCCATCTGCAAATGTTCCGTTAGGCATAACTAAAGCATCAGACAGGCACACAAATTTTCTCATAAAAGTATCAACATATAGAGGTGTACCGTTAATGGATTTTCGAGGTTCAAAGGGTACATGAAAATCTTTATAGAGCAAAAGGATATCTACTAAAAATTATTGGTCAAGCAGAATGTATTGGCCTATACTCTGGTAATTATGATACTTCAGAGTATCAACTCAAATATTGAATGCTGGTATTTAATTTGTTGGCAGGCATAGTGTGACAGACTTACAGATGGTAGCCTATGTTTGGTCCAAAACAAGTATATATATCAGAAGAATATGGAACACATGTAGATGTGATGCTCCAATGGCTGGCATCAGCTTGAAATATATCCAGAGAAAAAAATAACATCATAACTAAGAAAAAGGAAATACCCTCTGATTCTTGTCGTTGTCTTGTAAAACAGTTGAGGTGTCAGTCCTTGAACTAGCATCTGCCATCACTGGGCCTTGCAGGCAACGGTTGCCAGGAGACAGCAAATCACTTTGCTATCTCCTTCAAAGTTGCAAGGTGACGAGTGGCCTAATGTTTGACGTGATTGATCAATGTTGAAATCTATTCATGCCATgcagtgaaaaaaaaagagaggagattATTTTTGTGAAATCAGCAAGTAGCGCATAGCCTGAATTATTAAATGCATACGACTCACAGAAACACTTGGGCTTAGGGCCTGTTCGGTTTGCTTTAAAACCGGGTGGAATGGAGTGGAATGAGGGGGGATTGAATCCTAAAGTGAATTGTTTAGGATTCAATCCACTTCATCCCACCCCATTCCACCTAGTTTTGAAGAAAACCGAACAGGACCTTACTTGTTTCCACGACAGTAGTTGCTCGGGCTTCATTGCAATCATAGGAAAAAAGTGCTATTCTATATTAGGAAACATAAAGTACCATCTAAAGTTAACACATAGGAACGCAAAAAACACAGCCACGTTGCTGTATTTTTGTGGatccggagggagggaggcctgCCTGCCCTACAAGGAACCCGACCGGACCACAGCAACGAGGGTAGTGCTACAGCTACTCCCCGAGTGGCACTGCACGTCTCGACGTGGGGCACTAGGGTACGGGGATTCAGTAGAACATCCACCcacaattaaaaaaaaaaggcgcGGCAACACAAATCGCAGCAACGTAGTATTTGAGTATCCAACCCAGAGAGACGGATTTGGGCTGAATTGCTGGCACAAAAGAAGAGCAGAGAAGCAGCAAGTGCTAACACAATCCAGCGCAGCGAAGTAAGGTAGGGCTTGCTTACCACCACCAAGCGAGGGAGCCAATCGAAGCCCGGATGGATCTGCACTTCCGGTAGCAATCGAGGAGAGGTGTTGGAGGGGGACGGAGCAGGAGACAGAGAAGAAGAATTCGAAGGGGCCCCCGTCGTGCTCCGGTGCAAGGAGAGACGGCGGGAGCTGAGAGcctggaggaggagggcgccggcgACGTGGTCGCCCCGGCGGTGACAAATTGaggtggggaggaggaggacaggCAGGCTGGTGGAGAGGATTCTCTCGAGTCAAGTACTCTCCCCCCTCGCCTAGACCCTAGTGGTGGGCATCGGGTGCCCCTGCCCACAGAGAGCAGCGCTAGCCTTGAGGGAGGGCGATCGCAACCGTCCAAGCTACATCCAACGCACTGGAATCACACAGCCGACAACGCTGACTTGTTCTCCCCATCTGCTTCTGCTTGCTCCTTGGTCTCAATCTCAATGGACTTATTATTTTGGCAACCAGAAAGCATCAATTCAATCAAGAGTCCGTGATAATCTATTATTTCGAACGAGCAAATTCAACAGAAATATACTAGTAAATAAAATTGGCAATCGATGCAGCCAACCATGTCGATTAGGCAAAGCATGATGAACCCGAACAGTAGAGAAGGTCGTGGAATCGGAGagcgaaaaaaaaacaaaaaaaaactgagaGAGCATACCGTGTTCGTGTGTGATCGTTTGGGCATGCCGCCCGGCGGGAGGGCCACGGCCGTGGAGAGACAGCGCGCTGCCTTTGATTGCTGATTGTGCCGGCGGGCGGAGAAacgggcgaggcgaggcgagctcTAGCTGGGAGAAACACAAGGCACCACGGAACCGGCGGTGGTACCGAGGGAAGGGAAGGCAGACACCACCCCACCTGGCGTCGAACCGGACGGACGACGGCTTACTTACTCCCGGAGGAagctggcggcgcggcgcggcggaggggaggaggagccgtCGCGATTTGGGGAAGCTTCCAGAAGAGAAGAGGCTGCtgcctggtggtggtggtggaggaagGAAGGCGCCGCCCGACCCGAGTGATCGATGGATGCGAGGGGGAAGAGTGGCATGTGGGTCCCGCCcggcggaggagaggaggaggtgggggtGGTTGGTAATGGTTGGCGTCGCGTGAGCGTGACGTGATGAGACTTGCTTGCTGGATTAGGTGGCGCTTCCTTGGCCGGCTCCGGCTGCCTGCCTTTCCTCACCAACAACTCCTCCCTTCcctaaaaaaatactaaataatAAAAATCCTCCCTCTACCTGAGGGCTGCCTTCGTCCTTCTCCTTGCCCTGGCGGCTAAACTAACGGTTCTCCCTAATGGATAGGATAGCACACACCGGGCGGAGCGGATGTGAAAGCGAGTCCTTCGTCAATAGCCAGCGCTTGATGGCAATGTTCGTCCTTGACTCACCATCCACACAACGTCAAAGAGTTGAAGGCCGGCAGGGTTTCAAAATTATTTGCTTGGGACCTGCCTGGGACTCCAACATATTCCGCGCGATTAGGCAAAGCTGGTGACGTACACGCGCCATGCACGATACGACCCCTGCTTGAGCCTGACAGTTAACTAAGAAAAGTTAGTGAGGCTGTCACAAAGGGGGTGTAGCTCATATGGTAGAGCGCTCGCTTCGCATGCGAGAGGCacggggttcgattccccgcaCCTCCActccattttatttttttcactttCACATTTCACTTGATGATTTGCCATGACTGGTAAAGAACATCTAATAAAGCTCACAGTGGCCCACCTGAAACTTCCCGATGCCATGGTTCATCCAGCAAGCTATTCAtgtatctcttttttttatttaaacaaAAGAATTGCCGTATACATTTCGTCCATAGGGTCTCTAATAAACTTCTAAGACACAGTGCCAGGGGAAAAAAAATTGAGCTCTTGATTCTGGCATCGGTCACAAGTCAACTATTGCCAAAATCCTAGAATGATGCacagattttttattttttttttatatatgaaAATCTCCTGGGACATGTTCACGATTTCAATCAGGGTCCTCTAGTAAGTTGGGACAGAGGAGTCGGCTTTAACCGCATATGCATGAATCCCACCAGAGACATTGTAAACTTTTTTGAAACCCTGCAAAATGATGGAACAAGAGGATTACAATGCAATAACGTTTGCATATTGAATGAAGAGTAACAGCATCCTTACGCAGGAGTTATAGACGCACTATAATTACCTGTGACTGCAGCCATTTAGCCACCTGCATGGAGCGCATGCCATGGTGGCACTGAAACAAAACCAGATGGCAAAGAGTCATTGAATAGCATTATGCAATCCTGCTAATGTATATAACAACAAAGTGTCCAATGCTACTTCTTTAGCCAATCGCCTAACCAGCTCAATCTTATTCATAGTAAGTAccggtgtttttttttcctgttgAAGTTTAAACAGGAACAGTGCTAGTGCTTCAAGCATGGAAATGAATTTACCAGCACATAAGTGTCCTTCTGAGGATTGAACTCATCGGTCATAACTGGTCCCCAGGTCCCAAATTGGCGGAGCGGTAGAACTTTGAAGCCTAGAAGTGAAGCTTTAGCCCTGCCATACAGGTAGTAGAAATTCAACATCGACCCAAATGGAGTGAAAATTAAGAAAAGAATGGAATTGAATTGAGTAACCACCATAGCATTCCCTGGGAAATGCAATAAAACTACATACTAGCTGAATCAAATAACTGTACGCCAACATTCGTGTGCGGCAAGTATGAGAGGAATGACCTGCTCTAAAATTTGTGCAGCAGGGATGTTGCAAGTATGAGGGGGTAACATACTCAGAAGTCCCAAATAAATGTTTGCTTGTTTTCACAGCTTTCGCCTGATAATTTACAAAGTTCATAATTGTTGATCAATCTAACATTTACGATTCAGTGCATTATCTGTGAGATCACGACAATGTACGGATGGGACTCTTAAATGAGGACAAGTCCCAACTTTATCATTCCGGTTAACACATAACCTATCGCCATCtcgcaaaaacaaaaaataaaaaacatacaGCCATTGTATAAGTTATTGTCCTTCTTACCAGAATGCAAATATCAGCAAAGTATTTGCATCCTCATTCATGAATGCAGATCTAAAATTCAAGGACAAGAGCCACACATATCTCACATACAAAGTTGGGGTACTAATGATAAAATGGCATATTATTTTGATCATTGTGTGACTATAGCTGAGACAAAAAGGAAGTACAATGGTGGAATGTCTTACACTTCATCAGGCTCCCGAACATCAATCAATTGAGCTTCTTCGAGAAAACTAGGATCTTGCATTTTCGTGTGAAGCTCCTCCGGGTCAATGTCTTGCAGAATGCATTGATCCCTGGCATTCAGTTAGAAAGAtatcagttgctgcacatgcaTGCCAAATAACCATTACACAGTAATTTCAAAGTTAGTACAATCTACCTCTCAGCAAGAACTTGCAATAAATGCCATCCAAATTTTGTCTTACACCGTACAACTTTATTCAAAGGAGCACTAAATGCTGCCTCCTCGAATTCTGGAACCTGTCCAATGCAAGTTTGAAAGTTCAAACTACAACCGAACAAACAGTACAAAAGCATATAAATGGCAGGACATATGAATGGATGAAAACCTAGACAGATAATTTGTGCCAAGGCTTCCATTTTGATTTTTGACACGTGGAAGAATGAAGTGTCTATACCAAAACAAtattattttagttttttttatcattattcGACTGATTCTATGCTGCTGACAACTCCTGACTTTTGCAAGGAGTAAATTCCTTGTTACACTACGTAAGTCAACCGAGTGTCACAGTAGCCCAACACAATGTAGTGTGAAGCATAAAATTTCCAATTTCCTGTACTAA
This window contains:
- the LOC120694901 gene encoding transcription factor TGA2.1-like isoform X1, with product MADASSRTDTSTVLQDNDKNQRMENGQIVAAVPSNSSDRSDRSDKPLDQKTLRRLAQNREAARKSRLRKKAYVQQLESSKLKLAQLEQELQKARQQGIFISSSGDQTHAMSGNGNVSGALTFDIEYTRWLEEQNKQINELRTAVNAHASDSDLRLIVDGIMAHYDEIFKVKGVAAKADVFHILSGMWKTPAERCFLWLGGFRPSELLKLLANHLEPLTEQQLLGLTNLQQSSQQAEDALSQGMEALQQSLAETLAGSLGPSGSSGNVANYMGQMAMAMGKLGTLENFLRQADNLRQQTLHQMQRILTIRQASRALLAIHDYFSRLRALSSLWLARPRE
- the LOC120694901 gene encoding transcription factor TGA2.1-like isoform X2, whose amino-acid sequence is MADASSRTDTSTVLQDNDKNQRMENGQIVAAVPSNSSDRSDRSDKPLDQKTLRRLAQNREAARKSRLRKKAYVQQLESSKLKLAQLEQELQKARQQGIFISSSGDQTHAMSGNGALTFDIEYTRWLEEQNKQINELRTAVNAHASDSDLRLIVDGIMAHYDEIFKVKGVAAKADVFHILSGMWKTPAERCFLWLGGFRPSELLKLLANHLEPLTEQQLLGLTNLQQSSQQAEDALSQGMEALQQSLAETLAGSLGPSGSSGNVANYMGQMAMAMGKLGTLENFLRQADNLRQQTLHQMQRILTIRQASRALLAIHDYFSRLRALSSLWLARPRE